The following are from one region of the Prevotella communis genome:
- a CDS encoding DUF2149 domain-containing protein, producing MLKRRNKSMLAEAEDDDPMSVVSNLFDVAMVFALALMVALVSRYNMTEMFSQEDFTMVKNPGKDNMEIITKEGQKINRYTPSDDQSNADGTKGKRVGVAYELDNGEIIYVPE from the coding sequence ATGCTGAAAAGAAGAAATAAATCGATGCTTGCGGAGGCCGAGGACGACGACCCCATGTCGGTGGTCAGCAACCTGTTTGATGTGGCGATGGTCTTTGCCCTCGCCCTGATGGTGGCCCTCGTCAGCCGTTACAACATGACCGAGATGTTCTCGCAGGAGGACTTTACCATGGTGAAGAACCCAGGCAAGGACAACATGGAGATTATCACCAAGGAGGGACAGAAAATCAATCGCTACACGCCCAGCGATGACCAGTCGAATGCCGACGGCACCAAGGGCAAGCGCGTGGGTGTGGCCTACGAACTTGACAACGGCGAGATTATCTATGTGCCGGAGTAA
- a CDS encoding smalltalk protein, with amino-acid sequence MKNKTFWKFAIQTAISVLSAIATALGVTSCMA; translated from the coding sequence ATGAAGAACAAGACATTTTGGAAATTCGCGATTCAGACAGCCATTAGTGTGCTGTCGGCCATCGCAACGGCACTGGGAGTGACCTCGTGCATGGCGTGA
- the hsdR gene encoding EcoAI/FtnUII family type I restriction enzme subunit R, with protein MNESDTRLHKIDPKLKAAGWGVTEGSRITTEYTFTRGKISRSQKGKPKRADYVLIYKGVKLAIVEAKSDELSYSEGVAQAKEYADMLGIRYTYATNGNDIWEMDRQSYEEHFVTLYPSPEELWQRVYGSSNDLRDKLNTIPYYSDGVKQPRYYQELAVRRVLEGIAKGEKRILLTLATGTGKTFIAFQIAWKLFEARWNLKHTGTRPRILFLADRNTLAKQAMIDFGGFKKDALVRIKPGTVAKNGGVPTNGSIFFTIFQTFMCGPDDSPYFGQYPEDFFDLVIIDECHRGGANDESNWRSILDYFKPAVQLGLTATPRVDQNVNTYQYFTYHAYEYSLKQGIEDGFLTPFRHINMMSNIDNYIYSPDDEVISGDVEQGKVYTEEDFYKGNIKIRQRDEARVKEFLSKIDETEKAIVFCATQAHAAEVRDMINAYRKKKGYCERVTANDGEIGEAFLEEFKNNEKTIPTILTTSEKLSTGVDARNVRHIVLMRPVNSMIEYKQIVGRGTRIYDGKYYFTIWDFVKAYLKYSDPGWDGEPVCPKCGNNPCTCVKKHREVVYEIPEEKPVVARDDTPEPEPDVPTILEVRLSDGRARRIRFINDIMFWGADGKPVSSQKFIEEMFGRLPDFFSSSEDLHQKWADPDTREALLEKLDEAGYGKEVLKDIRRIIDAEKSDLMDVLEYIAYATTPIERQERAERIKDYYDTLSASQKQFVEYLVNAYIRSGVDELRMDKLKTQLELKFGSVPEGISSLGGVSQARQTFKEFQQRLYG; from the coding sequence ATGAACGAATCGGATACCCGTCTACACAAGATAGACCCAAAGCTGAAAGCTGCAGGATGGGGTGTGACAGAAGGCAGTCGCATCACCACCGAGTATACCTTTACGAGAGGTAAGATCAGTAGGAGTCAGAAGGGCAAGCCCAAGCGTGCTGACTATGTGCTGATATACAAAGGCGTGAAGTTGGCTATCGTCGAGGCAAAGAGCGACGAGCTGAGCTACAGCGAAGGCGTGGCTCAGGCCAAGGAGTATGCCGACATGCTGGGTATCCGATATACATACGCCACCAATGGCAACGATATCTGGGAAATGGATAGACAGAGCTACGAAGAGCATTTCGTAACGTTGTATCCATCGCCCGAGGAGCTGTGGCAACGCGTGTATGGCTCATCGAATGATTTGCGCGATAAGCTCAACACCATACCTTATTATAGTGATGGTGTGAAGCAACCCCGATACTATCAGGAACTGGCTGTAAGACGCGTGCTTGAAGGCATTGCAAAAGGTGAGAAGCGCATCTTGCTGACTCTTGCCACTGGAACGGGAAAGACGTTTATTGCCTTCCAGATAGCTTGGAAACTGTTTGAGGCACGCTGGAACCTGAAGCATACAGGCACACGCCCAAGGATCCTCTTCCTTGCCGACAGAAACACGCTGGCTAAGCAGGCCATGATAGACTTTGGTGGATTTAAGAAAGATGCGCTGGTGAGAATCAAGCCCGGCACCGTAGCTAAGAACGGTGGCGTGCCTACCAATGGCAGCATCTTCTTCACCATTTTCCAGACCTTTATGTGTGGCCCTGATGACTCGCCTTATTTCGGACAGTACCCCGAGGATTTCTTCGACCTGGTGATTATCGACGAGTGTCACCGAGGTGGTGCCAACGACGAGAGCAACTGGCGCAGCATCCTGGATTATTTCAAGCCTGCCGTGCAACTGGGACTGACAGCAACACCTCGCGTAGACCAGAACGTGAATACCTATCAGTATTTCACGTATCATGCCTATGAGTACTCCCTGAAACAGGGTATCGAAGATGGCTTCCTGACGCCTTTCCGTCATATCAACATGATGAGCAACATCGATAACTATATCTACTCTCCCGATGATGAGGTGATCAGTGGCGATGTGGAACAGGGAAAGGTCTATACCGAAGAGGACTTCTACAAGGGGAATATCAAGATTCGTCAGAGGGATGAAGCCCGCGTAAAGGAGTTCCTGAGCAAGATAGACGAAACAGAGAAAGCTATCGTATTCTGTGCCACCCAAGCCCATGCGGCTGAGGTCAGGGATATGATTAATGCCTACAGGAAGAAGAAAGGCTATTGCGAAAGAGTGACAGCCAATGATGGTGAGATTGGCGAGGCTTTCTTGGAAGAATTCAAGAACAACGAAAAGACCATTCCCACCATCCTGACTACCTCTGAGAAATTATCTACAGGCGTGGATGCGCGCAACGTCAGGCATATCGTGCTGATGCGTCCTGTGAACTCGATGATAGAATACAAGCAGATTGTAGGCCGTGGCACACGTATCTATGACGGAAAGTATTACTTCACCATTTGGGATTTCGTGAAGGCCTATCTGAAATACTCAGACCCCGGATGGGACGGTGAGCCCGTATGTCCCAAGTGTGGCAATAATCCGTGTACATGCGTCAAGAAGCATAGAGAGGTGGTTTACGAGATACCAGAAGAAAAACCTGTGGTGGCGCGTGATGACACGCCAGAGCCCGAACCAGACGTGCCTACGATTCTGGAAGTTAGACTGTCTGATGGTCGAGCCCGCAGGATAAGGTTTATCAATGATATCATGTTCTGGGGTGCCGATGGCAAGCCCGTCAGTTCGCAGAAGTTCATCGAGGAGATGTTTGGCCGACTGCCAGATTTCTTCTCTTCGAGTGAAGACCTGCATCAGAAATGGGCCGACCCCGATACGCGCGAGGCATTACTTGAGAAGCTCGATGAAGCTGGATATGGCAAGGAAGTCTTGAAAGATATTCGCAGAATCATTGATGCCGAGAAGAGTGACCTGATGGATGTGCTGGAGTATATTGCCTATGCTACCACACCCATTGAGCGTCAGGAGCGTGCAGAGCGAATCAAGGACTACTACGACACGTTGTCAGCGTCGCAGAAACAATTCGTCGAATATCTTGTCAATGCCTATATCCGTTCGGGTGTTGACGAACTGAGAATGGATAAACTGAAAACACAGCTTGAATTGAAGTTCGGTTCTGTGCCAGAGGGCATCTCTTCGCTGGGCGGAGTTTCTCAGGCACGTCAGACGTTTAAGGAGTTCCAGCAAAGGCTGTATGGTTAA
- a CDS encoding N-6 DNA methylase, whose protein sequence is MAFESTFKAIDNTLHHDDGCSTALDYVEQSSWVLFLKYFDDLEKTREQAAELEEKTYERIIAGEYQWNEWAMPLDEKGNYDVKRALVGDDLIDFVNQKLFPYLQNFTEKYNVDSIEYKVGIIFTNIKNKISSGYNLRDVIERVDELKFQTAENRHEMTQIYEDRLKQMGNAGRNGGEYYTPRPLIRTIVKSINPQIGEAVYDGACGSAGFLCEAYTYMHEKVTNASEEETLQTKTFYGKELKGLAYIIAMMNMILHGVQSPNIIRTNTLTENLSNITPSEQKNVILANPPFGGSEREEVQQNFPIKSSETAYMFMQHFMRMLKAGGRAGIVIKNTFLSNGDAKLLRKKLLEECNLHTILDLPSGVFTGAGVKTVVLFFTKGEPTEKIWYYQLDKHFTKTQPLTENDLADFLNLQQAKADSENSWTLDVSTLGEDYDLSVKNPHKVEEVDERTPGEIFNSLIKLEHKAEELFEKLGETLWPEDEDDGLFGEYLSEEDEDEDSIDYIVKYRLTEEERREYDDLEKQVIELENKRVGASEEEQNRLRPAIMELFAKMEDITDRYQKDDNSEEDEA, encoded by the coding sequence ATGGCATTTGAGTCAACATTTAAGGCAATAGACAACACGCTGCATCATGATGACGGATGCAGCACAGCACTGGATTATGTAGAGCAGTCGAGTTGGGTGCTCTTCTTGAAATATTTCGATGATTTGGAGAAAACGCGCGAACAGGCTGCAGAACTGGAAGAGAAGACCTATGAGCGCATTATCGCTGGTGAATACCAGTGGAACGAGTGGGCCATGCCCCTTGACGAAAAGGGCAACTACGACGTAAAGCGAGCCTTGGTGGGCGACGACCTGATAGACTTTGTGAACCAGAAGCTGTTCCCTTATTTGCAGAACTTCACCGAAAAATACAATGTTGATAGCATAGAATACAAGGTAGGCATCATTTTTACCAATATCAAGAATAAGATATCGAGTGGCTACAACCTGCGCGACGTGATTGAGCGCGTGGACGAGCTGAAGTTCCAGACAGCAGAGAATCGCCACGAGATGACGCAGATCTATGAAGACCGTCTGAAACAGATGGGTAATGCAGGACGTAATGGTGGCGAGTATTATACGCCTCGCCCCTTGATTCGTACTATCGTAAAGAGCATTAACCCTCAGATTGGTGAGGCCGTCTATGATGGCGCCTGTGGTAGTGCTGGCTTCCTGTGTGAGGCCTATACCTATATGCACGAGAAAGTGACGAATGCCTCGGAGGAAGAGACGCTTCAGACAAAGACCTTCTATGGCAAAGAGCTGAAGGGATTGGCTTATATCATCGCCATGATGAACATGATTCTGCATGGCGTGCAGTCGCCCAATATCATCCGTACCAACACGCTGACGGAGAACCTCTCAAACATCACCCCATCGGAGCAGAAGAACGTTATCCTGGCCAATCCGCCCTTTGGAGGTAGTGAGCGCGAGGAGGTGCAGCAGAACTTCCCCATCAAGAGCAGCGAGACCGCCTATATGTTTATGCAGCACTTTATGCGCATGCTGAAAGCAGGAGGCCGTGCCGGTATCGTTATCAAAAACACCTTCCTGAGCAATGGTGACGCCAAGCTGTTGCGCAAGAAGCTACTTGAGGAGTGTAACCTGCATACCATCCTCGACCTACCCAGTGGTGTGTTTACGGGTGCTGGCGTGAAGACCGTGGTGCTCTTCTTCACCAAGGGTGAGCCAACGGAAAAGATTTGGTATTACCAGCTGGATAAGCATTTCACCAAGACGCAGCCCCTGACAGAGAATGACCTTGCCGACTTCCTGAACCTGCAGCAGGCTAAGGCTGACAGCGAGAACTCATGGACGCTGGATGTCTCGACGCTGGGTGAGGACTATGATCTCAGCGTGAAGAATCCGCACAAGGTAGAGGAAGTGGACGAGCGCACGCCAGGAGAGATATTCAACTCGCTGATAAAGTTGGAACACAAAGCTGAAGAACTCTTTGAGAAGCTGGGTGAGACACTTTGGCCAGAGGACGAAGACGACGGTCTCTTTGGAGAATATTTGTCTGAGGAGGACGAGGACGAGGATAGTATTGACTATATCGTAAAATATCGTCTGACAGAAGAAGAGAGGCGTGAATATGACGATTTGGAGAAACAGGTAATTGAACTCGAAAATAAAAGGGTTGGAGCCAGTGAAGAGGAACAAAATCGTCTGAGACCTGCAATCATGGAATTGTTTGCAAAGATGGAGGACATCACCGATAGATACCAGAAAGATGATAATTCCGAGGAGGACGAGGCATGA
- a CDS encoding restriction endonuclease subunit S, giving the protein MKEGWTYKKLGEVCEVISGQSPDGKSYNNEGKGTPFYQGKKEFTIKYIGNPTTWTSEETKIAMKDDILMSVRAPVGDINFATQRVCIGRGLAAVRPNTLIDKDYLFYFLLSEKNNIKGKEGAVFPSINRKEIMDISISYPIFSEQQRIVSRLDSAFAHIEELKANAEKKLSEARALFQKALAKAMEPKEGWEEKKLKEIAQVRIGPFGSLLHKKDYISDGIPLVNPIHMIEGKIVANNDYTISEEKAKELSAYLLRTNDVIFARRGEIGRCAIVSSNEDGFLCGTGSLFVRFKAKVDNAFMQMLFQSEVCKNYLLKSASGATMLNINAGIVEEMPLTIPPLSEQQRIVTRLDSLSAHVRELEEVLQKTIAECDALKQALLRQVFE; this is encoded by the coding sequence ATGAAAGAAGGGTGGACATATAAGAAGTTAGGGGAAGTTTGTGAAGTTATTTCAGGACAATCACCTGATGGTAAATCTTATAATAATGAGGGTAAAGGTACTCCTTTTTATCAAGGGAAAAAGGAGTTCACTATAAAGTATATTGGTAATCCAACAACATGGACATCAGAAGAAACAAAAATCGCAATGAAAGATGACATCTTGATGTCTGTAAGAGCTCCTGTTGGGGACATAAACTTTGCAACTCAAAGAGTATGTATAGGTCGTGGCTTAGCTGCTGTTAGGCCTAATACTCTTATCGATAAAGATTATCTTTTTTATTTCCTTTTGTCAGAAAAGAATAATATTAAAGGTAAGGAAGGAGCTGTATTCCCTTCCATAAACAGGAAAGAGATTATGGATATTTCAATATCATATCCCATATTCTCTGAACAACAGCGTATTGTTTCTCGCCTTGATTCAGCCTTTGCTCATATCGAAGAACTGAAAGCGAATGCGGAAAAGAAGCTGAGCGAAGCCCGTGCCCTCTTCCAAAAAGCACTCGCTAAGGCTATGGAACCAAAAGAGGGATGGGAGGAGAAGAAGCTGAAGGAAATAGCACAGGTAAGAATAGGGCCATTTGGTAGCTTACTACATAAAAAGGACTATATTAGTGATGGCATTCCCTTGGTTAATCCTATTCACATGATTGAAGGTAAGATAGTTGCAAATAATGATTATACTATCTCCGAGGAAAAAGCAAAAGAACTATCAGCTTATTTATTGAGAACAAATGATGTTATCTTTGCCAGACGAGGTGAGATTGGACGATGTGCAATAGTTTCATCAAATGAAGATGGTTTCCTTTGCGGAACGGGGTCTCTTTTTGTAAGGTTTAAAGCTAAGGTAGATAATGCTTTCATGCAGATGTTGTTTCAATCAGAAGTATGTAAGAACTATTTGTTGAAAAGCGCATCTGGAGCAACCATGCTAAATATTAATGCTGGTATTGTTGAGGAAATGCCTCTCACAATCCCCCCTCTCTCCGAGCAACAGCGTATTGTCACTCGTCTCGATTCTCTCTCCGCTCATGTCCGTGAGTTGGAGGAGGTACTGCAGAAGACCATCGCCGAGTGCGATGCCCTGAAACAAGCATTATTACGACAAGTGTTTGAATGA
- a CDS encoding DNA-binding protein, which produces MSMKVKAKEQLQKVGTYAGKYRYVMMPELYTALTQDKVIKEAALRSGVSRGVMQACWDAAGDVIKAWATEGHSVALPGLGTMRFGLRAKSVETVNEVKAELITSRRIIFTPDTDLKEELAKTAIQITCFDRDGNEVKRVTSTSGEVEDPDSGNTESGNNGNTENGGGSSSSESGNGGGPVNP; this is translated from the coding sequence ATGTCAATGAAAGTAAAAGCAAAAGAACAGTTGCAGAAGGTAGGCACCTACGCTGGTAAGTATCGCTACGTGATGATGCCTGAGTTGTACACCGCCCTCACACAGGACAAGGTAATTAAGGAGGCTGCCCTTCGCAGTGGTGTGAGCCGAGGCGTGATGCAGGCATGCTGGGATGCAGCCGGCGATGTCATCAAGGCATGGGCAACGGAAGGTCACTCGGTGGCACTGCCTGGACTGGGTACCATGCGCTTCGGTCTGCGTGCCAAGAGCGTAGAGACCGTGAACGAGGTAAAGGCAGAGCTGATCACCAGTCGCCGCATCATCTTCACGCCCGACACAGACCTGAAGGAGGAGCTGGCAAAGACCGCCATCCAGATCACCTGTTTCGACCGAGACGGTAACGAGGTGAAGCGCGTCACCTCAACATCGGGCGAAGTGGAAGACCCGGATAGCGGAAACACGGAGTCAGGGAACAACGGAAACACGGAGAACGGCGGCGGCAGTTCTAGCTCCGAATCTGGCAACGGCGGCGGTCCCGTCAATCCTTAA